In Oryza brachyantha chromosome 2, ObraRS2, whole genome shotgun sequence, a single window of DNA contains:
- the LOC102703931 gene encoding MADS-box transcription factor 29 isoform X1 — MGRGKIEIKRIENATNRQVTFSKRRGGLLKKANELAVLCDARVGVVIFSSTGKMFEYCSPTCSLRELIEHYQTVTNTHFEEINHDQQIFVEMTRMRNEMEKLDGGIRRFTGNDLSNLTLADINDLEQQLEFSVTKIRTRKHQLLNQQVDNLRRKEHILEDQNSFLCRMINENHQAAAMGGGDVKMVAEMAPVLSMLTAPASYYGGEESSSTALQLTPPLQHAVDAAAAAAGFRLQPTQPNLQDPGCSSSSFHAAAGHGLQLW; from the exons ATGGGGCGTGGCAAGATCGAGATCAAGAGGATCGAGAACGCGACGAACAGGCAGGTGACGTTCTCGAAGCGCCGGGGAGGGCTGCTCAAGAAGGCCAACGAGCTCGCCGTGCTTTGCGACGcccgcgtcggcgtcgtcatCTTCTCCAGCACCGGCAAGATGTTCGAGTACTGCAGCCCTACCTGCAG CTTGAGGGAGCTCATTGAGCACTATCAGACCGTCACCAACACTCATTTTGAGGAGATCAACCACGATCAG CAAATATTTGTGGAGATGACGAGAATGAGGAACGAGATGGAGAAGCTGGACGGCGGCATCAGGAGGTTCACCGGCAACGACCTCTCCAACCTCACCCTCGCCGACATCAACGACCTTGAGCAGCAGCTCGAGTTCTCCGTCACCAAAATCCGCACCAGAAAG CATCAGCTCTTGAACCAGCAGGTGGACAACCTGCGTCGCAAG GAGCACATCCTGGAAGACCAGAACAGCTTCCTGTGCCGTatg atcAACGAGAACCatcaggcggcggcgatgggcggcggcgacgtgaaGATGGTGGCCGAGATGGCGCCGGTGCTGTCGATGctgacggcgccggcgtcgtacTACGGCGGCGAGGAGTCGTCGAGCACGGCGCTGCAGCTGACCCCGCCGCTGCAgcacgccgtcgacgccgccgcggcggccgccgggtTCCGGCTGCAGCCGACGCAGCCCAACCTGCAGGACCccggctgcagcagcagcagcttccatgccgccgccggccacggccTGCAGCTGTGGTAA
- the LOC102703931 gene encoding MADS-box transcription factor 29 isoform X2, which translates to MGRGKIEIKRIENATNRQVTFSKRRGGLLKKANELAVLCDARVGVVIFSSTGKMFEYCSPTCSLRELIEHYQTVTNTHFEEINHDQQIFVEMTRMRNEMEKLDGGIRRFTGNDLSNLTLADINDLEQQLEFSVTKIRTRKHQLLNQQVDNLRRKEHILEDQNSFLCRMINENHQAAAMGGGDVKMVAEMAPVLSMLTAPASYYGGEESSSTALQLTPPLQHAVDAAAAAAGFRLQPTQPNLQDPGCSSSSFHAAAGHGLQL; encoded by the exons ATGGGGCGTGGCAAGATCGAGATCAAGAGGATCGAGAACGCGACGAACAGGCAGGTGACGTTCTCGAAGCGCCGGGGAGGGCTGCTCAAGAAGGCCAACGAGCTCGCCGTGCTTTGCGACGcccgcgtcggcgtcgtcatCTTCTCCAGCACCGGCAAGATGTTCGAGTACTGCAGCCCTACCTGCAG CTTGAGGGAGCTCATTGAGCACTATCAGACCGTCACCAACACTCATTTTGAGGAGATCAACCACGATCAG CAAATATTTGTGGAGATGACGAGAATGAGGAACGAGATGGAGAAGCTGGACGGCGGCATCAGGAGGTTCACCGGCAACGACCTCTCCAACCTCACCCTCGCCGACATCAACGACCTTGAGCAGCAGCTCGAGTTCTCCGTCACCAAAATCCGCACCAGAAAG CATCAGCTCTTGAACCAGCAGGTGGACAACCTGCGTCGCAAG GAGCACATCCTGGAAGACCAGAACAGCTTCCTGTGCCGTatg atcAACGAGAACCatcaggcggcggcgatgggcggcggcgacgtgaaGATGGTGGCCGAGATGGCGCCGGTGCTGTCGATGctgacggcgccggcgtcgtacTACGGCGGCGAGGAGTCGTCGAGCACGGCGCTGCAGCTGACCCCGCCGCTGCAgcacgccgtcgacgccgccgcggcggccgccgggtTCCGGCTGCAGCCGACGCAGCCCAACCTGCAGGACCccggctgcagcagcagcagcttccatgccgccgccggccacggccTGCAGCTGTG A